A genomic window from Serratia liquefaciens includes:
- the tldD gene encoding metalloprotease TldD produces the protein MSLTFVSEQLLAANKLSHQDLFSVLGQLAERRLDYADLYFQSSYHEAWVIEDGIIKDGSYNIDQGVGVRAVSGEKTGFAYADQITLNALQQSAQAARSIVRDKGNGQVHTLGEISHKALYPLLDPLQSLPREEKIALLHRVDKVARATDKRVQEVSASITGVYEQILVAATDGTLAADVRPLVRLSVSVLVEQDGKRERGSSGGGGRFGYDYFLEVVEGDVRADAYAKEAVRMALINLSAVAAPAGNMPVVLGAGWPGVLLHEAVGHGLEGDFNRRGTSVFSGQMGQLVASELCTVVDDGTLQGRRGSLAIDDEGVPGQYNVLIENGILKGYMQDKLNARLMGVAPTGNGRRESYAHLPMPRMTNTYMLAGKSTPEEIIASVEYGLYAPNFGGGQVDITSGKFVFSTTEAYLIENGRITKPVKGATLIGSGIEAMQQISMVGNDLALDKGVGVCGKEGQSLPVGVGQPTLKLDTLTVGGTA, from the coding sequence ATGAGCCTGACGTTTGTCAGTGAGCAGTTACTTGCTGCTAATAAGCTGAGCCACCAAGACCTGTTTTCCGTCCTGGGGCAACTGGCAGAACGCCGCCTTGATTATGCCGATCTCTATTTCCAGTCGAGCTACCATGAAGCCTGGGTGATTGAAGACGGCATTATCAAGGATGGTTCTTACAATATCGATCAAGGGGTCGGGGTGCGCGCCGTCAGCGGCGAGAAAACCGGCTTCGCCTACGCCGATCAGATTACCCTGAATGCTTTGCAGCAAAGCGCCCAGGCGGCGCGCAGCATCGTACGTGACAAGGGTAACGGCCAGGTGCATACCCTGGGCGAAATCAGCCACAAGGCGCTGTATCCGCTGCTTGATCCGCTGCAAAGCCTGCCACGTGAAGAGAAAATTGCCTTGCTGCATCGCGTTGATAAGGTGGCCCGCGCTACCGATAAGCGCGTGCAGGAAGTCAGCGCCAGCATCACCGGCGTGTATGAGCAAATACTGGTCGCGGCCACCGACGGCACCCTGGCGGCGGACGTTCGCCCCCTGGTGCGTTTGTCCGTCAGCGTGCTGGTGGAACAAGACGGCAAGCGTGAGCGCGGTTCCAGCGGCGGCGGCGGTCGTTTTGGCTATGACTATTTCCTGGAAGTCGTCGAGGGCGACGTTCGCGCCGATGCCTATGCCAAAGAGGCGGTACGCATGGCGTTGATTAACCTGTCTGCCGTTGCGGCCCCTGCGGGCAATATGCCGGTAGTGTTAGGCGCCGGCTGGCCAGGCGTGCTGCTGCATGAGGCGGTGGGCCACGGCCTGGAGGGTGACTTCAACCGTCGCGGTACGTCGGTGTTCAGCGGTCAGATGGGCCAGTTGGTGGCTTCCGAGCTTTGCACCGTGGTGGATGACGGTACTCTGCAAGGGCGCCGTGGTTCACTGGCCATCGATGACGAAGGCGTACCGGGCCAGTACAACGTGCTGATTGAGAACGGCATCCTGAAGGGCTACATGCAGGACAAGCTCAATGCGCGCCTGATGGGCGTTGCGCCGACCGGAAACGGCCGCCGCGAGTCTTATGCGCACCTGCCGATGCCGCGCATGACCAATACCTACATGCTGGCGGGTAAGTCGACGCCGGAAGAGATCATCGCCAGCGTTGAGTACGGCCTGTATGCGCCGAATTTCGGCGGTGGTCAGGTGGATATCACTTCGGGCAAGTTCGTGTTCTCCACCACCGAAGCCTATTTGATTGAAAATGGCCGCATTACCAAACCGGTGAAAGGCGCTACGCTGATTGGCTCCGGTATTGAGGCGATGCAGCAGATTTCGATGGTCGGCAACGATCTGGCGCTGGATAAAGGCGTTGGCGTGTGTGGCAAAGAAGGGCAAAGCCTGCCGGTGGGCGTCGGCCAGCCGACCCTGAAGCTGGACACCCTGACCGTTGGCGGTACCGCATAA
- a CDS encoding ShlB/FhaC/HecB family hemolysin secretion/activation protein produces the protein MDSVTQRLSTALLCIFFSSAAGANLLSPADRDTIQQQQRELLEQNQLQRQELQRSLTPALPTPAKPNATAGGPCFSITHIRLEGAAHLPASAQRKLTQPYLQQCLNLGQIQMLVQQISDWYINRGYITSRAFLTEQDLSRGELRLLVLEGRLENVLLEQQDDRMLKMAFPGLQGKILNLRDIEQGMEQINRLRQQPVQIEILPGSRPGYSVVNLSAKPEFPLMLGAGFDNSGQKSTGTGQINGSLTGNNLLGLADQWFVAGARSSDFANDHNARSVQTGVSLPYGYWTLDYNYSYSDYLATLNNRGFDWRSSGDSQTHRLGVSRVLFRNGEMKTGLSLGVTHRVNRNYLNDTRLESSSRKLTSVTLGASHSQKLLGGFATLNPAYSRGVPWLGAESDSGKIKEAPRAEFHKLSLSGSYYLPLAQDWTYLTSLYSQWSNHRLYGSERLTIGGESSVRGFKEQYLSGDKGGYWRNEVNRALVTLPYVGSINALAALDGGYLHRDALDANASGTLWGGALGLGSRSRYFSSQLTVGWPLAYPDGMKPDRVSVYYRINIAI, from the coding sequence ATGGATTCAGTGACTCAACGGCTCTCGACAGCTTTGCTGTGCATTTTCTTTTCCTCTGCGGCGGGCGCAAACCTGCTTAGCCCGGCAGATCGTGACACCATTCAACAGCAGCAGCGCGAATTGCTGGAGCAAAACCAGCTGCAGCGGCAGGAACTGCAACGTAGCCTGACGCCGGCCTTGCCGACCCCTGCAAAACCCAACGCCACCGCTGGCGGACCTTGCTTTAGCATCACCCATATCCGGCTGGAAGGCGCGGCTCATCTGCCCGCCAGTGCGCAACGCAAACTCACGCAGCCTTATCTGCAGCAATGCCTGAATCTGGGCCAAATCCAGATGCTGGTGCAGCAGATCTCCGATTGGTATATCAACCGTGGCTATATCACCAGCCGCGCATTCCTGACCGAACAGGATCTGTCGCGCGGCGAGCTGCGGTTGCTGGTGCTGGAGGGCAGGCTGGAGAACGTTCTGCTGGAACAACAAGACGATCGCATGCTGAAAATGGCCTTCCCGGGCCTGCAGGGCAAGATTCTTAATCTGCGTGATATCGAGCAGGGCATGGAACAGATCAACCGTCTGCGTCAGCAGCCGGTGCAGATAGAAATTCTGCCGGGTAGCCGGCCGGGTTACTCGGTGGTCAATCTGAGCGCCAAACCTGAATTTCCTCTGATGCTAGGGGCGGGGTTCGACAACAGCGGGCAAAAAAGCACCGGTACCGGCCAGATCAACGGATCGCTGACCGGCAATAACCTGCTGGGGCTGGCGGATCAATGGTTTGTCGCCGGTGCCCGCAGCAGCGATTTCGCCAACGATCACAATGCGCGCAGCGTGCAGACCGGCGTCAGCCTGCCTTACGGCTACTGGACGCTGGATTACAACTATTCCTACAGCGACTACCTGGCCACCCTCAACAACCGGGGTTTTGACTGGCGTTCCAGCGGTGACAGCCAGACCCACCGGCTGGGCGTTTCGCGGGTGCTGTTCCGTAACGGCGAAATGAAAACCGGCCTGTCGCTGGGGGTCACTCACCGCGTCAATCGCAATTATCTCAATGACACCCGGCTGGAAAGCAGCAGCCGCAAACTGACCAGCGTGACGCTGGGTGCCAGCCACAGCCAAAAGCTGTTGGGCGGTTTCGCCACGCTGAACCCGGCCTATAGCCGCGGGGTGCCCTGGCTAGGTGCGGAGAGCGACAGCGGTAAAATCAAGGAAGCCCCCCGCGCCGAATTTCATAAGCTTTCGCTTTCCGGCAGCTACTACCTGCCGCTGGCACAGGATTGGACTTACCTCACCAGCCTGTACAGCCAGTGGAGCAATCACCGCTTGTACGGCAGCGAGCGTCTGACCATCGGCGGTGAGAGCTCGGTACGTGGTTTCAAGGAGCAGTATCTTTCCGGTGACAAGGGTGGCTACTGGCGTAATGAAGTTAACCGGGCGCTGGTGACCTTGCCGTACGTCGGCAGTATTAACGCCCTGGCGGCGCTGGACGGCGGCTATCTGCACCGTGACGCGCTGGATGCCAATGCCTCGGGGACGCTGTGGGGCGGTGCCCTGGGGCTGGGGAGCCGTAGCCGTTATTTCAGCAGTCAACTGACCGTCGGCTGGCCGCTGGCTTACCCGGATGGAATGAAGCCGGACCGTGTTTCGGTCTATTACCGGATCAATATCGCTATTTAA
- the nit1 gene encoding deaminated glutathione amidase, producing MRNANVALLQLCSGDRVRDNLAQIEQQIKQLNAGVKLVMTPENALLFANSAAYREHAEQQGDGPLQNAVREMARRYGVWLLVGSMPLVSRENPALITTSSLLFDDQGEIRARYDKLHMFDVDINDSHGHYRESDTYQHGQQLTVVDTPVGRLGMTICYDLRFPALFQALRAQGAELISVPAAFTRVTGEAHWEILLRARAIENQCVILAPAQVGSHGPTRRTWGHSLAVDGWGKVLAENADAVSALKVRVDITGLKTLREQMPVLQHNRFQMSLTAPFEKNSSIKE from the coding sequence ATGAGAAATGCTAACGTTGCGTTGTTACAGTTGTGCAGTGGCGATCGGGTGCGTGACAACCTGGCTCAGATTGAACAGCAGATTAAGCAGCTCAATGCCGGGGTAAAACTGGTTATGACGCCGGAGAACGCGCTGCTGTTCGCCAACTCTGCGGCCTATCGTGAGCATGCGGAGCAACAGGGCGACGGGCCGTTGCAAAATGCGGTGCGCGAAATGGCGCGACGCTATGGCGTTTGGTTGCTGGTCGGCTCCATGCCGCTGGTCAGCCGCGAAAATCCTGCGCTTATTACTACCAGCAGCCTGCTGTTTGACGATCAGGGTGAAATCCGGGCGCGTTACGACAAGCTGCACATGTTCGACGTGGACATTAACGACTCCCACGGCCATTATCGTGAGTCAGATACCTATCAACATGGCCAGCAGCTCACGGTAGTGGATACCCCTGTCGGTCGGCTTGGCATGACCATCTGCTACGATTTGCGCTTCCCGGCGCTGTTCCAGGCGTTGCGAGCGCAGGGCGCTGAACTGATTTCCGTGCCGGCCGCCTTTACCCGCGTGACCGGCGAAGCGCACTGGGAAATTCTGCTGCGCGCAAGGGCGATTGAAAACCAATGCGTGATCCTGGCGCCGGCGCAGGTCGGCAGCCATGGCCCGACTCGCCGTACCTGGGGCCACTCGCTGGCGGTAGACGGTTGGGGCAAGGTGCTGGCCGAAAACGCGGATGCGGTCTCGGCATTGAAGGTGCGGGTCGACATTACCGGCCTTAAAACCCTTCGCGAACAGATGCCGGTGTTGCAACACAACAGATTCCAGATGTCGCTGACGGCGCCGTTTGAAAAAAACTCCTCCATTAAAGAGTGA